A window of Ictidomys tridecemlineatus isolate mIctTri1 chromosome 15, mIctTri1.hap1, whole genome shotgun sequence contains these coding sequences:
- the Ttyh1 gene encoding protein tweety homolog 1 isoform X5: MGAPPGYRPSAWVHLLHQLPRADFQLRPVPSGFAPREQEYQQALLLVAALAGLGLGLSLIFIAVYLIRFCCCRPPEPPGAKSTPPGGGCVTWSCVAALLVGCAGIGIGFYGNSETSDGVSQLSSALLHANHTLSTIDHLVVETVERLGEAVRTELTTLEEVLAQRTELVAATRGARRQAEAVAQQLQGLAFWQGVPLSPLQVAEDVSFVEEYRWLAYVLLLLLELLVCLFTLVGLAKQSKWLVVVMTAMSLLVLVLSWGSMGLEAATAVGLSDFCSNPDTYVLNLTQEETGLSSDILNYYFLCNQAITNPFQQRLTLSQRALANIHSQLQGLEREAVPQFPSAQKPLLSLEETLNVTEGNFHQLVALLHCRGLHKDYGVALRGLCEDALEGLLFLLLFSLLSAGALATTLCSLPRAWALFPPSDDYEDTDDDDPFNPQESKRFVQWQSSI; encoded by the exons ATGGGGGCGCCCCCGGGCTACCGGCCCTCCGCCTGGGTGCATCTCCTCCACCAGCTGCCCCGCGCCGACTTCCAGCTCCGCCCGGTGCCCAGCGGCTTCGCGCCCCGGGAGCAGGAATACCAGCAG GCCCTGTTGCTGGTGGCGGCCTTGGCGGGCCTGGGCTTGGGCCTGAGCCTCATCTTCATCGCTGTCTACCTCATCCGCTTCTGCTGTTGCCGCCCCCCAGAGCCCCCAGGGGCCAAGAGTACCCCACCGGGCGGAGGCTGTGTCACCTGGAGCTGCGTGGCTGCCCTCCTCGTCGGCTG TGCTGGCATTGGCATTGGTTTCTATGGCAACAGCGAGACCAGTGATGGGGTGTCCCAGCTCAGCTCGGCACTGCTGCACGCCAACCACACGCTCAGCACCATTGACCACCTG gtggTAGAGACAGTGGAGAGGCTGGGCGAGGCGGTGAGGACAGAGCTGACCACCCTAGAGGAGGTGCTGGCACAGCGCACAGAGCTGGTGGCGGCCACCCGGGGAGCTCGGCGGCAGGCGGAGGCTGTGGCCCAGCAATTGCAGGGGCTGGCCTTCTGGCAGGGAGTGCCCTTGAGCCCCCTGCAGGTGGCTGAAGATGTGTCCTTTGTGGAGGAGTACAG GTGGCTGGCCTAtgtcctcctgctgctcctggagCTCCTCGTCTGCCTCTTCACCCTCGTGGGCCTGGCGAAGCAGAGCAAGTGGCTGGTGGTCGT GATGACTGCTATGAGCCTCCTGGTGCTTGTCCTAAGCTGGGGCTCCATGGGCCTCGAGGCAGCTACGGCTGTG GGCCTCAGTGACTTCTGCTCCAATCCAGACACCTATGTTCTGAACCTGACCCAGGAGGAGACTGGGCTCAGCTCAG ACATCCTGAACTATTACTTCCTGTGCAACCAGGCCATCACCAACCCCTTCCAACAG AGGCTGACTCTGTCCCAGAGAGCTCTGGCCAATATCCACTCCCAGCTGCAGGGCCTGGAGCGAGAAGCAGTTCCCCAGTTCCCATCTGCACAG AAGCCTCTGCTGTCCTTGGAGGAGACGCTGAATGTGACAGAGGGAAACTTCCACCAGCTGGTGGCACTGCTACACTGCCGTGGCCTGCACAAG GACTACGGTGTGGCGCTGCGCGGCCTGTGTGAAGACGCACTGGAGGGCCTGCTCTTCCTGCTGCTCTTCTCCCTCCTGTCCGCTGGGGCCCTGGCCACCACCCTCTGCAGCCTACCCCGAGCCTGGGCCCTCTTCCCACCCAG TGACGACTATGAGGACACTGATGATGACGACCCTTTTAACCCTCAG GAATCCAAGCGCTTTGTGCAGTGGCAGTCCTCTATCTGA
- the Ttyh1 gene encoding protein tweety homolog 1 isoform X9 — MGAPPGYRPSAWVHLLHQLPRADFQLRPVPSGFAPREQEYQQALLLVAALAGLGLGLSLIFIAVYLIRFCCCRPPEPPGAKSTPPGGGCVTWSCVAALLVGCAGIGIGFYGNSETSDGVSQLSSALLHANHTLSTIDHLVVETVERLGEAVRTELTTLEEVLAQRTELVAATRGARRQAEAVAQQLQGLAFWQGVPLSPLQVAEDVSFVEEYRWLAYVLLLLLELLVCLFTLVGLAKQSKWLVVVMTAMSLLVLVLSWGSMGLEAATAVGLSDFCSNPDTYVLNLTQEETGLSSDILNYYFLCNQAITNPFQQRLTLSQRALANIHSQLQGLEREAVPQFPSAQKPLLSLEETLNVTEGNFHQLVALLHCRGLHKQPTAGDPFNT; from the exons ATGGGGGCGCCCCCGGGCTACCGGCCCTCCGCCTGGGTGCATCTCCTCCACCAGCTGCCCCGCGCCGACTTCCAGCTCCGCCCGGTGCCCAGCGGCTTCGCGCCCCGGGAGCAGGAATACCAGCAG GCCCTGTTGCTGGTGGCGGCCTTGGCGGGCCTGGGCTTGGGCCTGAGCCTCATCTTCATCGCTGTCTACCTCATCCGCTTCTGCTGTTGCCGCCCCCCAGAGCCCCCAGGGGCCAAGAGTACCCCACCGGGCGGAGGCTGTGTCACCTGGAGCTGCGTGGCTGCCCTCCTCGTCGGCTG TGCTGGCATTGGCATTGGTTTCTATGGCAACAGCGAGACCAGTGATGGGGTGTCCCAGCTCAGCTCGGCACTGCTGCACGCCAACCACACGCTCAGCACCATTGACCACCTG gtggTAGAGACAGTGGAGAGGCTGGGCGAGGCGGTGAGGACAGAGCTGACCACCCTAGAGGAGGTGCTGGCACAGCGCACAGAGCTGGTGGCGGCCACCCGGGGAGCTCGGCGGCAGGCGGAGGCTGTGGCCCAGCAATTGCAGGGGCTGGCCTTCTGGCAGGGAGTGCCCTTGAGCCCCCTGCAGGTGGCTGAAGATGTGTCCTTTGTGGAGGAGTACAG GTGGCTGGCCTAtgtcctcctgctgctcctggagCTCCTCGTCTGCCTCTTCACCCTCGTGGGCCTGGCGAAGCAGAGCAAGTGGCTGGTGGTCGT GATGACTGCTATGAGCCTCCTGGTGCTTGTCCTAAGCTGGGGCTCCATGGGCCTCGAGGCAGCTACGGCTGTG GGCCTCAGTGACTTCTGCTCCAATCCAGACACCTATGTTCTGAACCTGACCCAGGAGGAGACTGGGCTCAGCTCAG ACATCCTGAACTATTACTTCCTGTGCAACCAGGCCATCACCAACCCCTTCCAACAG AGGCTGACTCTGTCCCAGAGAGCTCTGGCCAATATCCACTCCCAGCTGCAGGGCCTGGAGCGAGAAGCAGTTCCCCAGTTCCCATCTGCACAG AAGCCTCTGCTGTCCTTGGAGGAGACGCTGAATGTGACAGAGGGAAACTTCCACCAGCTGGTGGCACTGCTACACTGCCGTGGCCTGCACAAG CAGCCAACAGCTGGCGATCCTTTCAACACATAA